The proteins below are encoded in one region of Effusibacillus dendaii:
- a CDS encoding AAA family ATPase, which produces MIREAILGIGAAATVFCLYLGINAFPFVLLAILLFAMSVVAERKGALTTGRKERTSTHRVEFGNIGGQEMAKRELMEALDFLRFRDKISSLGIRPLKGILLTGPPGTGKTLMAKAAATYTDSVFVSASGSEFVEMYVGVGASRVRELFKKARTLAKNENKDSAIIFIDEIDVIGGKRGGGQGHQEYDQTLNQLLTEMDGMQTTTNPLVLVVAATNRVDMLDPALLRPGRFDRQIKVDLPDKEGRLHILKIQTANKPLAEDVDLETIAKESYGFSGAQLESLTNEAAILAMRENKTKIETEHLRDAVNKVLLGEKTGKRPSPDELLRVSVHELGHAIASESVRPNSVAHITIAPRGNALGFVRQIPEADAYLYTKEQLEGQIMVALAGTVSEELLFGNRSTGASNDFVQASQLARTMISCGLSSLGIVDAENLQRNVLDEEIRRILAEMEERTRQLLAQYKPGIESLSKTLVEEESMTGEAFHEWMKQQKAKCA; this is translated from the coding sequence ATGATTCGTGAAGCGATTCTCGGTATCGGTGCGGCTGCTACCGTATTTTGTCTATACCTGGGAATCAATGCATTTCCATTTGTCTTACTTGCTATCCTGTTGTTTGCGATGTCTGTTGTTGCGGAGCGGAAAGGTGCGCTGACGACAGGAAGAAAGGAACGTACATCTACGCATCGGGTTGAATTTGGCAACATTGGCGGTCAGGAGATGGCGAAACGGGAGCTGATGGAAGCGCTCGATTTTCTGCGTTTTCGTGATAAAATCAGCTCGCTTGGCATTCGACCGTTAAAAGGGATTCTGCTTACAGGTCCGCCGGGAACAGGGAAAACCTTAATGGCCAAAGCGGCTGCCACTTATACCGATTCCGTATTTGTATCGGCGAGCGGTTCCGAATTTGTTGAGATGTATGTAGGGGTTGGAGCGTCCCGTGTTCGTGAATTGTTTAAAAAGGCAAGAACGCTTGCGAAAAACGAAAACAAGGATTCGGCGATCATTTTTATCGACGAAATTGACGTGATCGGTGGCAAGCGAGGCGGCGGGCAGGGGCATCAGGAGTATGATCAAACACTCAATCAGCTGTTGACCGAAATGGATGGCATGCAAACCACAACCAACCCGCTTGTGCTTGTCGTGGCAGCAACCAACCGGGTAGATATGCTGGATCCTGCGCTGCTTCGACCTGGCCGGTTTGACCGTCAGATTAAGGTCGATTTGCCTGATAAAGAAGGACGACTGCATATTCTTAAAATCCAGACAGCAAACAAACCGCTGGCCGAAGATGTTGACCTGGAAACCATTGCAAAAGAATCGTACGGCTTTTCCGGTGCACAACTGGAGAGTTTGACCAATGAGGCAGCGATTCTCGCCATGCGTGAAAACAAAACTAAAATTGAAACAGAACACCTCCGTGATGCGGTTAATAAAGTCCTGCTCGGTGAGAAAACCGGCAAGCGTCCATCGCCGGACGAGTTGCTGCGTGTTTCTGTACACGAGTTAGGACATGCGATTGCATCTGAATCGGTCAGACCGAATTCGGTGGCTCACATTACGATCGCCCCGCGCGGCAACGCACTCGGATTTGTTCGACAGATACCGGAAGCGGATGCTTATCTGTATACGAAGGAACAATTGGAAGGACAGATTATGGTCGCGTTGGCTGGTACGGTTTCCGAAGAGCTTTTGTTTGGCAACCGTTCAACGGGAGCCTCCAACGATTTTGTGCAAGCGTCGCAACTGGCTCGAACGATGATTTCCTGTGGGTTGTCATCACTCGGAATTGTGGATGCGGAAAACTTGCAGCGAAACGTATTGGATGAAGAAATCCGCCGTATCTTAGCAGAAATGGAAGAGCGTACACGCCAATTGCTGGCACAGTACAAGCCAGGCATCGAAAGTTTATCCAAAACGTTGGTCGAAGAGGAAAGCATGACAGGAGAGGCTTTCCATGAATGGATGAAACAGCAAAAGGCAAAATGTGCGTAA
- a CDS encoding DnaD domain protein — protein sequence MNNLRTLSTRIEKEYDPIRNVWETRVQFILHQDALYSGFLAEIPPHLLHSLVCLSLFMNESGKIEISVADFARALGISLQLAQKRIEELAAFRFQEQPIVHINKTRVIQYDEERVSLSILPISPITFVDERDEQRRPTFTAKNSDYLYEYFRMMLGVEQLAESDKELLATLQGYPYELPPQVIEVLIEHVMEYKKGFDRQYLMTIAHSWSVASIITKDQALQWIKETKTLSVPTLGEDSSEKYLLQFLRDRIRREPSAVQINIILQLLEEPFQLEPGCVEALIDHVTSHFALTKGKPDFPKNYVEAVVQDWQERGIRTRTEALQAIEEWKQKYAIKPADATGKSRQRKSAAKRQDASNFKSDYLDKLRKAGLK from the coding sequence ATGAATAACCTCAGGACCTTATCGACTCGAATTGAAAAAGAGTACGATCCGATTCGTAACGTATGGGAGACCCGAGTGCAGTTCATACTGCATCAGGATGCGCTTTACTCCGGTTTCTTGGCGGAGATTCCGCCGCATCTTCTTCACTCGTTGGTGTGTTTGTCGCTGTTTATGAATGAGAGCGGCAAGATTGAAATTTCTGTTGCGGATTTTGCTCGTGCGTTAGGCATCTCTTTACAACTTGCACAAAAAAGAATTGAGGAATTGGCAGCATTTCGCTTTCAGGAGCAGCCAATTGTTCATATAAACAAAACACGGGTCATTCAATACGATGAAGAACGGGTTTCGTTATCGATTCTCCCCATTTCTCCGATTACGTTTGTGGATGAACGTGACGAACAGCGCCGCCCCACGTTTACCGCCAAAAATTCTGATTATCTGTATGAATATTTTCGAATGATGCTGGGGGTTGAACAACTGGCGGAGTCCGATAAGGAACTGCTCGCCACATTGCAAGGTTATCCGTATGAACTTCCGCCGCAGGTGATTGAAGTATTGATTGAACATGTAATGGAATACAAAAAAGGGTTTGATCGTCAATACTTGATGACAATTGCCCATTCCTGGTCGGTTGCATCGATCATCACGAAGGATCAGGCTTTGCAGTGGATCAAGGAAACCAAAACATTGTCCGTTCCCACTCTTGGAGAGGATTCATCTGAAAAGTACCTGTTGCAGTTTTTGCGCGACAGAATTCGAAGAGAACCGTCCGCTGTACAAATCAATATAATTTTGCAGCTCTTGGAGGAGCCGTTTCAGCTTGAACCGGGCTGTGTTGAAGCGCTGATTGATCATGTCACCTCACACTTTGCTTTGACCAAAGGGAAACCGGATTTTCCCAAAAACTATGTGGAGGCGGTCGTGCAGGATTGGCAGGAACGGGGAATTCGAACACGAACAGAAGCGCTTCAGGCAATCGAAGAATGGAAACAGAAGTATGCGATCAAACCGGCTGACGCCACGGGCAAATCAAGGCAACGGAAATCGGCTGCGAAAAGACAGGATGCGTCGAATTTTAAAAGCGACTATCTGGACAAGCTTCGCAAAGCTGGTTTGAAATAG
- a CDS encoding ATP-binding protein produces the protein MQPTPIGSLLGNPNAWKQHADSLNRQMMEQPKEYWESVFPELKTADLPPSFYTKSVSLQLMHILSDRKKCEGCTGFLACPKEEDAKGHQFSIGLGETGIFEQVSKCSFYQEYLAAELENRLWSFSGLNEGHRRMTFDNFPDSQKRLNRELCLQAFQFANEYTPGSSMKGLYIYGSFGTAKTHLASAILNRLIARKIRVLYVQAEKTFAALSDLYFRENRDGLPTRSEILDKYISSDVLVIDELGHENVNESSIWALYTILNGREPERKPVIITSNYSPVELADKYLKRASEETGKRAAALVSRLLWLTEPFEMFGEDYRWQGLKIQE, from the coding sequence ATGCAACCGACGCCGATTGGATCTCTGTTGGGTAACCCGAATGCATGGAAACAACATGCCGATTCGTTAAACAGGCAGATGATGGAACAGCCGAAAGAGTATTGGGAATCTGTGTTTCCTGAGCTGAAGACGGCCGACCTGCCTCCCTCTTTCTATACGAAGAGTGTATCCCTGCAGCTGATGCATATTTTATCCGACCGCAAAAAATGCGAGGGGTGTACAGGCTTCCTTGCTTGCCCGAAAGAGGAGGATGCGAAAGGCCATCAGTTCTCCATTGGTTTGGGGGAAACGGGGATATTCGAACAGGTCAGCAAATGCAGTTTTTATCAGGAATACCTGGCCGCTGAACTGGAGAATCGGCTGTGGTCCTTTTCCGGATTGAACGAAGGCCACCGGCGGATGACATTTGACAATTTTCCTGACTCGCAAAAACGGTTGAACCGTGAACTGTGTTTGCAGGCGTTTCAGTTCGCCAATGAATATACGCCCGGTTCTTCCATGAAAGGGTTATATATATATGGCTCTTTTGGCACTGCGAAAACCCATCTGGCATCCGCCATTTTAAACCGGCTGATCGCTCGCAAAATCCGGGTCTTGTATGTACAGGCGGAAAAAACGTTTGCGGCGCTGTCTGATTTATATTTTCGGGAAAACAGGGATGGTCTGCCGACACGCTCGGAAATTCTCGACAAGTATATTTCTTCTGACGTGCTTGTGATTGATGAATTGGGGCATGAAAATGTAAACGAATCGTCTATATGGGCGCTTTACACGATTTTGAACGGACGGGAACCGGAACGAAAACCGGTCATTATCACATCCAACTATTCTCCTGTTGAATTGGCGGATAAATACTTGAAGCGAGCTTCCGAAGAAACAGGGAAACGGGCAGCAGCGCTTGTTTCACGGTTGCTCTGGTTAACCGAACCGTTTGAAATGTTTGGTGAAGATTACCGTTGGCAGGGTCTGAAAATTCAAGAGTAA
- a CDS encoding TetR/AcrR family transcriptional regulator, producing the protein MNLQANLLQVAVGLFEEKGYARTSVQDIVSAAGVTKGAFYHYFTGKEDVLMALHEQYINGLLAKSTAVTDSTMHPTEKLSRLMEILLGEIAHYGAYAKVFFTEKHHLHPDHLQHIRVKRDAYAKLFEDVMREGMETGEFRGDLDPVIASLGILGICNWTYQWYRPDGKYTIDAITRFLRSIVETGILEKEARP; encoded by the coding sequence ATGAATCTTCAGGCAAACTTGCTGCAAGTGGCTGTCGGTTTATTTGAAGAAAAGGGATATGCGAGAACTTCCGTACAGGATATCGTATCAGCCGCTGGTGTGACGAAAGGCGCTTTCTATCATTATTTTACAGGGAAAGAAGACGTTTTGATGGCGCTGCATGAGCAATACATCAATGGATTGCTTGCAAAATCAACCGCCGTCACCGATTCGACCATGCATCCAACAGAAAAATTAAGCAGGTTGATGGAGATTCTGCTGGGGGAAATTGCTCACTATGGGGCGTATGCCAAAGTTTTTTTTACGGAAAAACATCATCTGCATCCTGACCACTTGCAGCACATCCGTGTGAAACGGGATGCGTATGCGAAGCTGTTTGAGGATGTGATGCGGGAAGGAATGGAAACAGGGGAGTTTCGCGGCGATTTGGACCCTGTGATTGCCAGTTTGGGGATTTTGGGCATTTGCAATTGGACGTATCAGTGGTACCGACCGGATGGAAAGTATACGATCGATGCGATCACACGTTTTTTGAGGAGCATTGTGGAAACAGGTATTTTGGAAAAGGAAGCACGGCCATAA